The proteins below are encoded in one region of Aequorivita iocasae:
- a CDS encoding DUF2200 domain-containing protein produces MKNERVYKMSFAGVYPHYITKAEIKGRTKEEVDIIIRWLTGYTQDQLQQVLDNKTNFEDFFAQAPALNPNVSKITGVICGYRVEEIEEPLMQKIRYLDKLIDELAKGKSMEKILRE; encoded by the coding sequence ATGAAAAACGAAAGAGTCTATAAAATGTCTTTTGCGGGTGTGTACCCACATTACATCACCAAAGCTGAAATAAAAGGCCGCACCAAAGAAGAGGTAGATATCATCATCCGTTGGTTAACGGGTTATACACAAGACCAACTTCAGCAAGTTTTGGACAACAAAACCAATTTTGAGGATTTCTTTGCCCAGGCCCCAGCGCTAAATCCCAACGTTTCCAAAATTACGGGCGTAATCTGCGGCTATCGCGTAGAAGAAATTGAGGAGCCGCTAATGCAAAAAATTCGTTATCTAGATAAGCTTATAGACGAGCTGGCAAAAGGCAAATCGATGGAAAAGATTTTAAGGGAATAG
- a CDS encoding DUF1801 domain-containing protein, which yields MQSKASTPDQYIAELPEDRKEVMQKLRDTVNKNLPKGFEETMQYGMLGYVVPHSIYPDGYHCNPKDALPFMALASQKNHIGFYHMGIYSDPALMKWFTEEYPKHATGKLDMGKSCIRFKNPKKIPFDLLGELTTKVSVDEWIAKYESILKR from the coding sequence ATGCAATCAAAAGCCAGCACGCCCGACCAATATATAGCCGAACTTCCCGAAGACCGAAAGGAAGTAATGCAAAAGCTACGCGATACCGTAAATAAAAACCTTCCCAAAGGTTTTGAGGAAACCATGCAGTATGGCATGTTAGGCTATGTAGTGCCGCATAGCATTTATCCCGATGGCTATCATTGCAATCCGAAAGATGCGCTTCCATTTATGGCTTTGGCATCCCAGAAAAACCACATTGGCTTTTACCATATGGGAATTTATAGCGATCCAGCGTTGATGAAATGGTTTACGGAAGAATACCCCAAACACGCCACGGGTAAACTGGATATGGGCAAAAGTTGTATCCGCTTTAAAAACCCTAAAAAAATCCCTTTTGATTTGTTGGGAGAACTTACCACAAAAGTTTCGGTTGATGAATGGATTGCGAAATATGAAAGCATACTAAAGCGATAA
- a CDS encoding DUF1853 family protein codes for MAEEVNGNNFEFPKNTVLGMQAEACFEAYLKQSLNFELLAANLQIQGAKETLGELDYIVRNLQAEKVLHIELACKFYLFDENAGEVAEQKWIGPNRKDSLYEKLEKLKHKQFPLLQTSETSKVLASLGIPKPTSQELCLKAFLFLPKKLGAEAFPKHIKDCIVGHYLKLEELVEDVAAHYAIPSKKEWLLPIDSITNWYHFSEVKALVEEQLKVNKSPLIYKKTPHKMERFFVVWW; via the coding sequence ATAGCGGAAGAGGTAAATGGAAACAATTTTGAGTTCCCAAAAAATACGGTACTCGGAATGCAGGCCGAAGCCTGTTTTGAGGCGTATTTAAAGCAATCATTAAACTTTGAATTGCTTGCAGCAAACCTTCAAATTCAAGGTGCAAAGGAAACCTTGGGTGAGTTGGATTATATAGTTAGAAATCTTCAAGCTGAAAAAGTGCTTCACATTGAATTGGCGTGTAAGTTTTATTTGTTCGATGAAAACGCAGGTGAGGTAGCGGAGCAAAAATGGATTGGCCCCAACCGAAAGGATAGTCTCTACGAAAAATTGGAGAAATTAAAACACAAACAGTTTCCGTTGCTACAAACTAGCGAAACCTCCAAAGTACTGGCATCCTTGGGAATTCCAAAACCTACCTCACAGGAATTGTGCTTAAAAGCATTTTTATTTCTTCCGAAGAAATTAGGCGCTGAAGCATTCCCAAAGCATATAAAAGATTGTATCGTGGGCCATTACCTTAAACTAGAAGAATTAGTTGAAGATGTAGCTGCGCACTATGCAATTCCTTCCAAAAAAGAGTGGCTGCTGCCCATAGATTCGATTACTAACTGGTACCATTTTTCAGAAGTAAAAGCATTGGTTGAGGAACAATTAAAAGTGAACAAATCGCCTTTGATCTATAAAAAAACGCCCCATAAAATGGAGCGCTTTTTTGTGGTTTGGTGGTAA
- a CDS encoding M20/M25/M40 family metallo-hydrolase, protein MKISLLPTLIFTILTSFMSISQNAVQDSIMLKQLYTTALTDGKAYDWLDYLSNEIGGRLSGSFEAESAVKYTEAELNALGLDKVWLQPVMVPKWTRGFKEYAYIESPTGEKTVTNICALGGSVATPNLGIKAQVIEVKGLDELAALGKEKIEGKIVFYNRPMQPDLIQTFEAYGGCVDQRYAGAAEAGKYGALGVIVRSMNLRMDDYPHTGAMSYGETPVNQRIPAAAISTNGAEYLSSLLKLQPNLLFYFKQNCKTFDDVQSYNVIGEITGSTKPNEYMVVGGHLDSWDLADGAHDDGAGCVQSMEVLRLFKKVGYKPNHTIRVVLFMNEENGLRGGNKYAEEAKRKNETHRFALESDAGGFTPRGFSFDSNVANFKKVQTWEPLFKPYLIHYFEKGHAGADIGPLKGNIDVLAGLRPDSQRYFDYHHAANDTFDAVNKRELELGAATMASLVYLFDKYGTN, encoded by the coding sequence ATGAAAATTTCTCTCCTCCCCACACTCATTTTTACGATATTAACTTCTTTCATGAGCATTTCTCAGAACGCCGTACAGGATTCGATTATGCTGAAACAGCTTTACACCACCGCTTTGACCGACGGAAAAGCCTATGATTGGCTGGATTATCTTTCCAATGAAATAGGTGGCAGACTTTCCGGATCATTTGAGGCAGAAAGTGCTGTAAAATATACTGAGGCAGAATTAAACGCTCTGGGACTGGACAAAGTATGGCTACAGCCTGTGATGGTTCCAAAGTGGACGCGTGGTTTTAAAGAGTATGCCTATATAGAATCGCCCACAGGCGAAAAAACCGTAACCAATATTTGTGCACTGGGCGGATCGGTGGCTACCCCGAACTTGGGAATAAAAGCCCAAGTAATAGAGGTAAAAGGCCTAGACGAGCTGGCAGCTTTGGGAAAAGAAAAAATTGAAGGTAAAATTGTTTTTTACAACAGACCCATGCAGCCAGATTTAATCCAAACTTTTGAAGCCTATGGAGGCTGTGTGGATCAGCGCTATGCCGGGGCTGCCGAAGCGGGAAAATATGGTGCGCTTGGGGTAATTGTACGTTCTATGAACTTGCGAATGGACGATTATCCTCATACGGGGGCCATGAGTTATGGCGAGACGCCCGTAAACCAACGCATTCCTGCTGCGGCAATTAGTACCAATGGCGCGGAATATTTAAGCAGTTTGCTGAAACTGCAGCCCAATCTTTTGTTTTACTTTAAGCAGAATTGCAAAACCTTTGACGACGTGCAATCTTATAACGTAATTGGTGAAATTACGGGCAGTACAAAACCAAATGAATATATGGTAGTGGGTGGCCATTTGGACAGTTGGGATCTTGCCGATGGCGCCCACGATGACGGCGCAGGTTGTGTGCAAAGTATGGAAGTGCTGCGCCTTTTCAAAAAAGTTGGTTACAAACCAAACCATACCATTCGCGTCGTGCTTTTTATGAATGAGGAAAACGGTTTGCGCGGGGGAAATAAATATGCTGAAGAAGCCAAAAGAAAAAACGAAACCCACCGTTTTGCTTTGGAAAGTGATGCTGGCGGCTTTACCCCTCGTGGATTTTCATTTGACAGCAATGTAGCTAATTTCAAAAAAGTACAAACTTGGGAACCGCTCTTTAAACCGTATTTAATTCACTACTTTGAAAAGGGACACGCAGGGGCAGATATTGGTCCTTTGAAAGGAAATATTGATGTGCTTGCAGGTTTACGCCCCGACAGCCAACGATATTTTGATTACCACCACGCTGCTAACGATACTTTTGATGCGGTTAACAAGCGTGAGCTGGAATTGGGAGCTGCAACTATGGCGAGTTTAGTTTATCTTTTTGATAAATACGGAACCAATTAA
- a CDS encoding PPK2 family polyphosphate kinase has translation MKEVKIEDFKVTKPIKLDGTKNDWDLDASEKELEDHLEDTRKKLGKLQDTLYAHGKYAVLVCLQGMDTAGKDSLIREVFKDFNARGVVVHSFKTPTVLEKRHDYLWRHYIALPERGKFGVFNRTHYENVLVTRVHPEYILGENLPNVNSLEDIDDAFWDKRFQQINDFEKTIHQNGTIIFKFFLNLSKDEQKNRQLRRLDKPEKNWKFSPGDLDERELWEDYRKCYEEAINRTSKPHAPWYIIPSDDKETSRVIVAEIMLQELKKYKDIKEPELDDDIKAKISEYRDRLKND, from the coding sequence ATGAAAGAAGTAAAAATCGAAGACTTTAAAGTAACCAAGCCAATAAAACTGGATGGTACTAAGAACGATTGGGATTTGGACGCTTCCGAAAAGGAATTGGAAGATCATCTTGAAGATACCCGAAAAAAACTGGGGAAACTTCAAGATACATTGTATGCCCACGGAAAGTATGCAGTGCTGGTCTGCTTGCAAGGAATGGACACGGCCGGGAAGGACAGTTTGATTCGTGAAGTCTTTAAGGATTTTAACGCACGTGGGGTAGTGGTGCACAGTTTTAAAACACCTACCGTGCTCGAAAAAAGACACGATTATCTTTGGCGCCATTACATAGCACTTCCCGAACGTGGAAAGTTTGGTGTTTTTAACAGAACCCATTATGAAAATGTTTTGGTCACAAGGGTACATCCCGAATATATTTTAGGTGAAAATTTACCAAACGTGAATAGTTTGGAAGATATAGATGATGCTTTTTGGGACAAACGTTTCCAGCAGATAAACGATTTTGAAAAAACCATTCACCAAAACGGGACTATTATTTTTAAATTCTTTTTGAACCTTTCAAAAGATGAACAAAAGAACCGCCAATTACGCAGATTGGACAAACCAGAAAAAAACTGGAAGTTCTCTCCGGGCGATTTGGACGAAAGGGAATTGTGGGAAGACTATAGAAAATGCTATGAGGAAGCTATCAACCGTACCTCAAAACCACACGCCCCCTGGTACATTATTCCTTCGGACGATAAAGAGACTTCCCGGGTAATTGTGGCAGAAATTATGCTGCAAGAACTTAAAAAATATAAAGACATTAAGGAACCGGAACTGGACGACGATATAAAAGCCAAGATTTCCGAATACCGTGACCGACTTAAAAATGATTAA
- a CDS encoding sigma-54-dependent transcriptional regulator has translation MARILIIEDEAAIRRVLVKILSEENQGYEVFEAEDGLAGMETIKKEDFDLVLCDIKMPKMDGVEVLEAVKKIKPEIPMVMISGHGDLETAVNTMKMGAFDYISKPPDLNRLLNTVRIALDRKELVVENSRLKKKVSKNYEMVGESSAIVQIKEMIEKVAPTEARVLITGPNGTGKELVAHWLHQKSERSSGPMIEVNCAAIPSELIESELFGHVKGAFTSANKDRAGKFEAANGGTIFLDEVGDMSLSAQAKVLRALQENKVQRVGSDRDIKVDVRVITATNKNLKKEIEEGNFREDLYHRLAVILIKVPSLNDRRDDIPLLVDYFSEKISTEHGTAKKKFSSKAIKLLQEYDWTGNIRELRNVVERLIILGGKEISEEDVKLFASK, from the coding sequence ATGGCGAGAATACTTATAATAGAAGACGAAGCAGCAATAAGAAGGGTTTTGGTAAAAATCCTTTCCGAAGAAAACCAAGGTTACGAGGTTTTTGAGGCCGAAGATGGCCTTGCGGGAATGGAAACCATCAAAAAGGAAGATTTTGATTTGGTACTTTGCGATATAAAAATGCCAAAAATGGACGGTGTTGAGGTTTTGGAGGCCGTAAAAAAAATAAAACCCGAAATACCAATGGTCATGATTTCCGGGCACGGAGATCTTGAAACCGCTGTAAATACCATGAAGATGGGCGCTTTCGATTATATTTCAAAACCGCCGGATTTAAACCGTTTGCTCAATACCGTGCGCATTGCTTTAGATAGAAAGGAATTGGTGGTTGAAAATTCACGCCTTAAAAAGAAGGTGTCCAAAAATTATGAAATGGTTGGCGAATCGTCTGCCATTGTTCAGATTAAGGAAATGATAGAGAAAGTAGCACCCACCGAAGCCCGCGTTTTGATAACGGGACCAAATGGAACAGGTAAAGAATTAGTGGCACACTGGCTTCACCAAAAAAGTGAACGAAGCAGTGGCCCGATGATTGAAGTAAACTGCGCTGCCATTCCCAGTGAGTTGATTGAGAGCGAACTTTTCGGTCACGTAAAAGGAGCCTTTACTTCAGCAAATAAGGACCGCGCAGGAAAATTTGAAGCTGCAAATGGAGGCACCATTTTTCTTGACGAAGTGGGCGACATGAGCCTTTCCGCGCAAGCAAAAGTATTGCGGGCCCTGCAGGAAAACAAAGTGCAACGTGTGGGCAGCGACAGGGATATAAAAGTAGATGTGCGAGTGATTACCGCAACCAATAAAAACCTTAAAAAAGAGATAGAGGAGGGCAACTTCCGCGAGGACCTCTACCATCGTTTAGCTGTTATTTTAATAAAAGTTCCGTCGTTGAACGATAGAAGAGATGATATACCGCTGTTGGTAGATTATTTTTCTGAAAAGATTTCAACGGAACACGGTACCGCTAAAAAGAAATTTTCTTCAAAAGCCATCAAGTTATTGCAGGAATACGACTGGACCGGAAATATCCGCGAACTTCGTAATGTTGTGGAACGCCTTATAATTCTTGGCGGAAAGGAGATTAGCGAGGAAGATGTAAAACTCTTTGCAAGTAAATAA
- a CDS encoding DUF6268 family outer membrane beta-barrel protein, with the protein MKRNNVVTSLLLLFACAMTAQTTDLARVEYLALPFSKSDNSINRYRALVQVPIPLDKERKKIFVVGLEYRYVDVNIEDTEDVFAFNNNLVTSTQQMDAYLGYVWKQNDDWRFGVKGGVKIQSDFEGSLVSDDFIYEVGAYAIKDKKKNPEEGKKPYRFIAGLTYSTTPGRWYPLPILNYYKEFHPNWTYTLGVPKTNIRHYLNDNHKDALQAFLTLDNVYSNIQQNFLPISNQNADNKLAESIQMTIGLVGLGYEHFFTDHLLFYGYAAHSVYNDFRLEDGDGNKIYKINTENSPYFRAGFKFKY; encoded by the coding sequence ATGAAAAGAAACAATGTTGTAACCTCATTGCTATTGCTATTTGCTTGTGCAATGACGGCTCAAACTACAGATTTGGCCAGAGTAGAATATTTAGCATTACCTTTTTCAAAATCAGACAACTCCATCAATCGCTATCGCGCTTTGGTGCAAGTACCAATTCCTTTGGATAAAGAAAGAAAAAAAATATTTGTTGTGGGTCTGGAATATAGGTATGTAGATGTTAATATTGAAGATACGGAAGATGTATTTGCTTTTAATAATAATTTAGTGACCTCCACCCAACAAATGGATGCCTATCTAGGTTATGTTTGGAAACAAAACGATGATTGGCGCTTTGGGGTCAAGGGAGGCGTTAAAATACAAAGTGACTTTGAAGGCAGTTTGGTAAGCGATGACTTTATTTATGAAGTGGGAGCTTACGCCATAAAGGATAAAAAGAAAAATCCTGAAGAAGGCAAAAAACCTTATCGTTTTATTGCAGGTCTTACCTATTCAACTACACCCGGTAGGTGGTACCCATTGCCCATTTTAAATTATTACAAAGAATTCCACCCCAACTGGACCTACACATTGGGTGTGCCAAAAACAAATATACGACACTATCTGAATGATAACCATAAAGATGCGCTCCAAGCATTCCTAACTTTAGATAACGTTTATTCCAATATACAGCAGAATTTTTTACCCATTTCCAATCAAAACGCTGATAATAAGTTAGCCGAAAGTATCCAGATGACAATAGGTCTTGTTGGTTTGGGCTATGAGCACTTTTTTACGGATCATCTACTTTTTTACGGCTATGCCGCGCATTCCGTTTATAACGACTTTAGGTTGGAAGATGGCGATGGAAATAAAATCTATAAAATCAATACCGAAAATTCGCCTTATTTTAGGGCAGGATTTAAATTTAAATATTAA
- a CDS encoding ABC transporter permease, translating into MNHLPLIIKREYLTKVRNKSFIIMTFLSPLIFVGIFALVAYLSNLNSDTVRKISVLDESGLFIDDFNSTPHLQYKLLKGTSIQEAKKEAETQEIYGLLYIPKIEKLEDLSKKITFYSEDSPSLSLMGDINELLENKVNTLKLKEAGIESETIKNLHINISANQETFKGKETSKLGSGLKLIFGGAAGYLLFMFIIIYGNMIMRSVIEEKTSRVIEVIISSVKPRLLLLGKIFGTTLAGITQFVVWVVLILVLMTVVTSIFGIDPAAATPSQQVLQNSVNGGTQEILQDIMIEINNLPIANLIVMFILFFIGGYLLYASLYASVGAAVDSETDTQQFMMPILMPLILAVYVGFFTVIDNPHGTVSQVFSYIPFTSPVVMLMRIPFGVPLWQQIISVVILFGTFIAMVWFAAKIYRVGILMYGKKPTYKEIFKWLKY; encoded by the coding sequence ATGAACCATCTTCCACTTATTATAAAAAGGGAATACCTTACCAAAGTACGCAACAAATCGTTCATTATTATGACGTTCTTAAGCCCGTTAATATTTGTGGGTATCTTTGCGTTGGTAGCATATTTGTCTAATCTAAATAGCGACACGGTCCGTAAAATTTCGGTCTTGGACGAAAGTGGGTTATTTATTGATGACTTCAATAGTACACCGCATTTACAGTATAAATTACTAAAAGGAACCAGTATTCAGGAAGCAAAGAAAGAAGCTGAGACCCAAGAAATTTATGGACTGCTGTATATTCCGAAAATAGAAAAACTTGAAGACCTTTCAAAAAAAATAACCTTCTATTCCGAAGATTCGCCCTCACTTTCATTAATGGGCGATATCAATGAATTGTTAGAAAACAAAGTAAATACCCTAAAACTGAAAGAAGCTGGCATCGAGTCTGAAACAATCAAAAACCTTCACATAAACATAAGTGCCAACCAAGAAACTTTTAAAGGAAAAGAAACCTCTAAACTTGGCTCAGGTTTGAAATTAATCTTTGGTGGCGCCGCGGGTTATTTGCTGTTTATGTTCATCATTATTTATGGAAATATGATAATGCGAAGTGTAATAGAGGAAAAAACCAGCCGTGTAATTGAAGTAATAATCTCCTCTGTAAAGCCGCGCTTATTGCTGCTGGGAAAAATCTTCGGTACTACCCTTGCCGGAATCACGCAATTTGTGGTTTGGGTAGTTTTGATTTTGGTGCTAATGACTGTGGTGACTTCTATATTTGGAATTGACCCGGCGGCAGCTACGCCTTCGCAACAAGTTTTGCAAAATAGTGTGAATGGGGGCACGCAGGAAATTTTACAGGATATTATGATTGAAATTAACAATCTGCCCATAGCCAACCTTATAGTAATGTTTATCCTATTTTTTATTGGCGGATATTTACTTTATGCTTCATTATACGCCTCTGTGGGTGCTGCTGTTGATAGTGAAACCGACACCCAACAATTCATGATGCCTATTTTGATGCCATTGATTTTGGCTGTGTACGTAGGTTTTTTTACGGTAATCGATAATCCCCACGGCACGGTTTCACAAGTGTTTTCATACATCCCCTTTACTTCTCCGGTGGTTATGTTGATGCGAATTCCATTTGGCGTTCCGCTTTGGCAACAAATTATTTCGGTAGTCATTCTATTTGGAACTTTTATTGCAATGGTTTGGTTTGCCGCCAAAATCTATCGGGTTGGTATCTTAATGTATGGAAAAAAGCCCACTTACAAAGAAATTTTTAAGTGGCTCAAATATTAA
- a CDS encoding ABC transporter ATP-binding protein, producing MEKLLVVNNVSKTYGDYKALNKVSIEVEKGSIFGLLGPNGAGKTTLIRIINQITMPDTGSVILDGEPLQPNHIKYIGYLPEERGLYKTMKVGEQALYLAQLKGLSKQEAKERLKYWFDRLQIGDWWDKKIQELSKGMAQKIQFVVTVLHKPKLLIFDEPFSGFDPINANLIKDEILKLRDDGATVIFSTHRMESVEEMCDHIALIHKSNKILDGKLIDIKRQYKNNTFEIGLVTQDHASTSALLKDKFEIFPANFKSINDELQYKVKVPDSVSPNDFVNYLTSLGQLTHFVEVVPSASEIFIETIQKS from the coding sequence ATGGAAAAACTTTTAGTGGTCAACAATGTTTCCAAAACCTATGGAGATTACAAAGCGCTTAATAAAGTGTCCATCGAGGTAGAAAAAGGAAGCATATTTGGCTTATTGGGTCCCAATGGAGCTGGTAAGACAACTTTAATAAGGATTATTAATCAAATTACGATGCCAGACACGGGATCGGTAATTTTGGATGGGGAACCGCTTCAGCCAAACCACATAAAATACATTGGATATCTTCCCGAGGAGCGTGGGCTCTATAAAACAATGAAAGTTGGGGAACAGGCACTTTACCTGGCACAGCTGAAAGGTCTTTCAAAACAGGAAGCAAAGGAAAGATTGAAATATTGGTTTGATAGGTTGCAAATTGGTGATTGGTGGGACAAAAAAATACAGGAGCTTTCTAAAGGGATGGCTCAAAAAATACAGTTTGTGGTTACCGTACTTCATAAACCCAAACTATTGATTTTTGATGAGCCTTTCAGCGGTTTCGACCCTATAAATGCTAATCTTATCAAAGATGAAATTTTAAAACTACGCGATGATGGGGCTACCGTTATATTTTCAACCCATAGAATGGAATCGGTGGAGGAAATGTGTGACCATATTGCATTAATCCACAAATCAAACAAAATACTTGATGGTAAATTAATTGATATAAAACGCCAGTATAAAAACAACACCTTTGAAATTGGTTTAGTAACGCAAGATCATGCTTCAACTTCAGCATTGTTAAAGGATAAATTTGAAATTTTTCCCGCAAACTTCAAAAGTATTAACGATGAATTGCAGTACAAAGTAAAAGTTCCGGATTCGGTATCGCCAAATGATTTTGTGAATTATTTAACCTCTCTCGGCCAATTGACCCATTTTGTAGAAGTAGTGCCTTCGGCAAGTGAGATATTTATTGAAACGATTCAAAAAAGCTAA
- the dnaJ gene encoding molecular chaperone DnaJ: MKEDYYEVLGISKGATAAEIKKAYRKKALQYHPDKNPGDHEAEAMFKKSAEAYEVLSDPNKRSRYDQFGHRAFEGGGGFGGGGMNMEDIFSQFGDIFGGAFGGGFGGGGRRTVKGSNLRIRVQLTLEEIANGVEKKIKVKRKKLAKGTTYKTCATCNGQGQVTRIQNTILGRMQTSATCSTCGGLGQIVDSKPANADAEGMLVTEETVSIKIPAGVVDGMQLKVSGKGNDAPGNGIAGDLLVAIEEKPHDTLQREGDNLHYDLYISFSEAALGTSKEIETVTGKVRIKIDNGAQSGKILRLRNKGIPSINGYGTGDLLVHVNVWTPKSLSKEQREFFEKMSNDEHFQPKPEKEDKSFFEKVKDMFS, encoded by the coding sequence ATGAAGGAAGATTATTACGAAGTTTTAGGAATTTCAAAAGGTGCTACGGCTGCTGAAATTAAAAAAGCATACCGAAAAAAAGCACTACAATACCATCCCGATAAAAATCCGGGCGACCACGAAGCAGAGGCTATGTTTAAAAAATCTGCCGAAGCTTATGAAGTGCTCAGCGACCCCAACAAACGTTCGCGTTACGACCAGTTTGGCCATCGTGCCTTTGAAGGCGGCGGTGGTTTTGGCGGCGGCGGCATGAATATGGAAGATATTTTCAGCCAGTTTGGCGATATTTTCGGAGGGGCATTTGGCGGAGGCTTTGGTGGCGGTGGCCGCAGAACCGTTAAGGGAAGTAACTTGCGCATACGTGTACAGCTTACTTTGGAAGAAATTGCCAATGGGGTTGAAAAAAAGATAAAAGTAAAACGCAAAAAACTTGCAAAAGGTACAACTTATAAAACCTGTGCTACCTGTAATGGCCAAGGGCAGGTAACTCGAATCCAAAACACTATTTTGGGCCGCATGCAAACTTCAGCTACATGTAGCACATGTGGAGGTCTGGGCCAGATCGTGGATTCAAAACCCGCAAATGCAGATGCGGAGGGAATGTTGGTAACCGAAGAAACAGTTTCCATTAAAATTCCTGCAGGGGTTGTAGATGGAATGCAGCTAAAAGTATCTGGAAAGGGTAATGATGCTCCGGGCAACGGAATTGCCGGAGATCTTTTGGTTGCCATTGAAGAAAAACCACACGATACATTGCAGCGCGAAGGTGATAACCTACACTATGATTTATACATAAGCTTTTCTGAAGCAGCCTTGGGAACCTCGAAGGAGATTGAGACCGTCACCGGAAAGGTTCGCATAAAGATTGATAATGGTGCGCAGAGCGGAAAAATATTGAGGCTTCGCAATAAAGGAATTCCAAGTATTAATGGCTATGGTACGGGAGATTTGCTGGTACATGTAAATGTGTGGACCCCAAAGTCGCTTTCAAAAGAGCAAAGAGAATTTTTCGAGAAAATGAGCAATGACGAACACTTTCAGCCCAAACCGGAAAAAGAGGACAAGTCCTTTTTTGAGAAAGTAAAAGATATGTTCTCTTAA
- a CDS encoding nucleotide exchange factor GrpE, whose product MAVLLLPSEKIERNATMGKNDKLKETHHDDEVGFDDQELNEQEIAEEKVTDALSELQEEFQREKDRYLRLFAEFENFKKRTARERVDMFKTAGADVIGSLLPVLDDFERALKEIEKSDDDNLYKGVELINNKLRETLKSKGLHLMDVKPGDAFDADAHEAITQVPAPEDKLKGKIIDVVEKGYTLGDKIIRFPKVVIGQ is encoded by the coding sequence ATGGCAGTACTTTTGCTCCCTTCAGAAAAAATTGAAAGAAACGCTACTATGGGCAAAAACGATAAATTGAAAGAAACCCACCACGATGATGAAGTGGGTTTTGACGATCAAGAATTAAATGAACAGGAAATTGCAGAGGAAAAAGTAACCGATGCGCTTTCAGAATTACAAGAAGAATTTCAGCGTGAAAAAGATCGCTATTTGCGCCTTTTTGCTGAGTTTGAAAACTTTAAAAAACGTACTGCCCGCGAACGGGTTGATATGTTTAAAACCGCAGGGGCCGATGTAATTGGTTCTTTATTACCGGTTTTGGACGATTTTGAACGCGCCTTGAAAGAAATAGAAAAAAGCGATGACGACAACCTCTATAAGGGCGTCGAGCTTATAAATAATAAACTGCGCGAAACCCTTAAGTCTAAAGGCCTCCATTTAATGGATGTAAAGCCGGGCGATGCATTTGATGCAGATGCACACGAAGCGATTACCCAAGTTCCCGCACCCGAGGATAAACTGAAAGGCAAAATTATAGATGTAGTGGAAAAAGGATATACCTTGGGCGATAAGATAATCCGCTTTCCAAAAGTGGTTATAGGACAATAA
- a CDS encoding YceI family protein, whose translation MKSTFLKITLMAFITVGSISCKNNEKEAEMPTEEAAEATEMATEYTVDTAASTIMWEGSKPTGKHHGSIKLSSGTVHLNNGNAEAGEFVIDMNSISVEDLEGEEKANLEAHLKGTVEGKEGDFFNVKEYPTAKFEMTGIENNIVKGNLTIKDKTNAIEFPATVTMDGDKMMLKSETFVIDRTKWDVNYGSKSIFPNLGDKFISDDINITVSLVANKA comes from the coding sequence ATGAAATCTACATTTTTAAAAATTACATTAATGGCTTTTATTACAGTGGGATCTATCTCATGTAAAAACAATGAAAAAGAAGCCGAAATGCCAACTGAAGAAGCGGCCGAAGCTACAGAAATGGCTACTGAGTATACTGTTGATACTGCTGCTTCAACAATTATGTGGGAAGGTTCAAAACCCACTGGAAAGCACCATGGATCTATAAAGCTTTCTTCAGGAACAGTTCACCTAAACAACGGAAACGCAGAAGCGGGAGAGTTTGTGATTGACATGAACAGCATTAGCGTTGAGGACTTAGAAGGTGAGGAAAAAGCCAATCTAGAGGCTCACTTAAAAGGGACCGTTGAGGGCAAGGAAGGAGATTTCTTTAATGTAAAGGAATATCCAACTGCAAAATTTGAAATGACTGGCATTGAAAACAATATTGTAAAAGGAAATTTGACCATTAAAGACAAAACAAATGCCATTGAATTTCCTGCAACCGTAACTATGGACGGTGACAAAATGATGCTGAAAAGTGAAACTTTTGTTATAGACCGAACCAAGTGGGATGTTAACTACGGTTCAAAATCTATTTTTCCAAATTTGGGAGATAAATTTATTAGTGATGATATAAATATCACTGTTTCTTTGGTAGCTAACAAGGCCTAA